The nucleotide window CCGTCGTGTATGCCTCGATCACGCGCGGCACGAGGATGCGTGGAAACTCGGCGAGCGTACGGCGGAACGACATCGCGTTGCGCGCTTCGATGCGATAATCAAGCTCGTCGCTGAGCGCTTGCTCGAGCTGTTGGACGACCCCGACCATGTCGATGCGCGCGCCCGCCGTGGTGTGATCGGTGAGAAACTCGGCGAGCTCGCGAAAGAACTCGATGTCGTCGGCGAGCAGATTGCGAATGTTCGGACGCTGCACCTTCACGACGACGGGGCGTCCATCGCGCAGCTCGGCGGCGTGGACCTGGCCGAGGCTCGCGGTGCCGAGCGGCTCGAGGTCGAACGTTGCGAAGAGCTTGCTCAGGCGCGCGCCAAGCTCCTGTTCGATGCCGTTCACGACGTCTTCGACGGGGATTGGATCGACGTCGTCCTGCAGCTTCTCGAGCTCCTCGATGTACGTCGGCGGCAAGAGATCCGGCCGGGTGGACAGGACTTGTCCGAGCTTGATGTACGCCGGTCCGAGCTCGACGAGGCGTTTGCGAAACGCGCGCGCTGTGTCGGGCGATCCGCCAAAATCCTCGCCCGGTTCCGGCTCGTGTCCGATGCCCTGCAATCCCTGCTGTTTCGCGAAGTCAGCGAGGCCGTAGCGGGTGAACAACCCGACGGTGGACGCGAGTCGCGGGAGATAGCGAGGGGCGAGGATCATTGACCGGGCAGGAAGAGCACGGAGTATGCCGGGCTGGGCGTTTGGGCGTCGACGCCCATGCGCCCCGACGCCCTATATTGGCTCAATGCCTAACTCGACATTTCCATGAGCGGCCGCCAGCCGATCAAGCATGTGCCGAAGCCCTGGGGGCACGAGACGATCTGGGCGCACACCGACGCGTACGTCGGGAAGGTGCTGCACATCAAAGCCGGCGAGGCCCTGTCCGTGCAGTATCACAACGTCAAGGACGAAACCGTCTTTCTGATGTCGGGCCAACTGATCTACCGCGTCTGGGAGAACAATCAGCCGGTGGATGTCCAGTTGAAGCTGGGCGAGGCGTTCCGAATCACGCCGGGCACCGTGCATCAGATGGAAGCCATCACCGATTGCGACATACTCGAGGTTTCGACGCCGCATCTCGACGACGTGGTGCGGCTCGAGGACCGATACGGACGCGAGGGAACGAACGCCCCATGAAGGTCATCATCCCGTTGGCGGGCAAGGGCACCCGGCTCAGGCCGCACACGCACATCACGCCCAAGCCGATGCTCAAGATCGCCGGCAAACCGGTGATCGACTACGTGATGGAGGACCTGGAGCGGCTGGGTACCGTCGAGCAGGTCATCTACATCACCGGCCATCTGAAAGAGAAGGTCGAGGACTACGCGCGGAAGACGTATCCGTTTCCGTCGGTGTTCATCGAGCAGAAGGTGCAGGACGGCACGGCCGGCGCGGTGGGACTCGCGCGCGAGCACATCGACCAGCCGGTCTTCATCATCTTCGTCGACACGATCTTCGACGCCGATCTCTCGGTGGTGAAGACGACCGACGCCGACGGCATCATCTGGGTGAAGGAGGTCGAGGATTATCAACGCTTCGGCGTGGTCGTGACCGACCAGGCCGGGAACATGACGAAGATCGTCGAGAAGCCGTCGACGCCGATCTCGAAGCGGGCGAATATTGGACTTTACTATATAAAGAACTGGAAACTCCTGCTCGAGGGCATCGACTGGACGCTCGAGCAGCCCAAGAACAAGGGCGAGTACTACCTCACCGATGCGTTCCAGTACATGATCGACCACGGCGCCAAGATTCGCGTGATCGACGTGCAGGGCTGGTACGATGCCGGTGAACAGGGCACGCTGCTCCAGACGAATCGCATCATCCTGGAAAAGGGCAGGGCGCGGAAGCCCGCCTCGGTGCCGGCGGGCGTTACGATCCTCGACCCCGTCTATATCGAAGATGGCGTCACGCTCGCGTCATCCACCATCGGTCCCAACGTCTCGATCGCGACGGGCACGACCGTCGAGGGTTCGACACTGCGGGATACCGTGATCGGCGCCGGCACGAAGATCTCGAACGCCGCGCTCAGTGGCTCGATGATCGGCGACGCCGCCGTCGTAGCGGGAGTGCGTGGCCAAGTGAACGTTGCCGACCACTCCGTCGTGCGGCACGAGGGCTGAACGGCCATCGCGACACGATCGACGGCCGCCAGCCTCCGCACGGCATGATCACCGTCCAATCGCTCACGAAGCTGTACGGCGACTTCACCGCCGTGCGCTCGCTGTCGTTCGAGGTGGCGGCGGGTGAAGTGCTTGGCCTCGTCGGCGCGAACGGCGCCGGCAAGACGACCACGCTCAGGTGTCTCGCCGGCATCATTCAGCCCACCGCGGGCAGCATCACAATCGACGGCCACGACATGCGTTCGGACGCGATCGGCGCCAAGCGCGCCCTGGCGTTCATTCCCGACGAGCCGCATCTCTTTGAATACCTCTCCGTCGAGGAGCATCTGCGCTTCATCGCTCGCCTGTACGGTGTGAGCGACGTCGACGCACGCATGCCGGGATTGTTGCAGGAATTGGAACTGGCCGAGAAGCGCAGATCGCTCCCCGGCGAGCTCTCGCGCGGCATGCGGCAGAAGCTCGCGATCGCCTGCGGGCTGTTGCACGATCCATCCGCGCTCATTCTCGACGAGCCGCTGACCGGGCTCGATCCCGGCGGCATGCGACGCATGCGCGAGACGATCCAGACGCGCGCGTCGAATGGCGCCGCCGTGATTCTGAGCTCGCATCTGCTCAACCTCGTCGAGGAGCTGTGCGATCGCCTGCTGGTCGTGCGCCGCGGCGAGTGCGTCGCGTTCGGCTCGATCGACGAGATCATCGCGGCGCATCCGCACCTCGCGGGCAAATCGCTCGAGGACGTGTTCCTCGCGCTCACGAGCGATCAGGCGGCGCCAGGGGCGCCGGCCGCGCCGTGAACGCGTTTCTCTATCTCACGTGGACGAGCGCGCGCAATCGCATCTGGTTCCAGCTCCGCCGAGTTCGCAGCCCGCGCTACGCCGCGGCGCTGATCGTCGGCGCGATCTACATCTGGTCATTCCTGTTAAGGCCGACGCCGCGCGGGCCGGGCTCATCGATCTTCCTTGGCCAGGCGACCGAGATGCTCGTCACGCTGCTCGCCGTCATCACACTGATGGGCACGTGGGTCTTCGGTTCGGATACGACGGCGCTCGCGTTCACGCAGGCCGAGCTGTCGCTGCTGTTTCCCGGGCCCTTGTCGCGCCGGCAGCTGATCGGATACAAGCTCTATCGCGCACAAATCGCGGTGTTGTTCAACGCGGTGATCTGGGTGTTCGTGCTTCGCCGCGGCGGTACGGCGCTGCCGTCGCCGCTGCGAGCGATCGGCATCTGGGCATTGTTCTCAACGCTCAACCTCCATCGCCTGGGCGCGGCGATTCTTCGTTCGTCGTGGCGTGAGCACGGTGGCGCGGCAATGCGCCGCACGCGCTGGTCGGTTCTGGTATTCATCGCCATCGGCGCGTCGATCGCCGGCGGCGTCTTCATGCATCGCGCCGAACTGTTCGCCGCGCCGAGCATCGGCGTCTTCTTTGACGCACTCGGCCGAACACTCGCGACGCCGCCGGCGATCATCGGACTGTATCCGTTCCACCTCGTCGTCGCGCCGACGTTCGCCCATACGCTCGCTGAATGGTCGCGCGAGATCCCGCTGGCGCTGCTCGTGCTCGCCGCGCACGCGTGGTGGGTGCTGCGCACCGACGCCGCCTTCGAGGATGCGGCGATCGAAGCGTCTGCCGAGCGGGCGAAGCGGCTCGACGCCATGCGCGCGCGCCGCTCGGTTGCCGCGGTCGGCGCACCGCGGCCCGCGACGTCCAGTCTTCGCCTTGCCGAGCACGGACACCCCGCGATCGCGATCATCTGGAAGAATACGCTCTGCCTGCGGCGCACGGCGCAGTTGCGCTTGTTCATCGGCCCGCTCGTCATGGCGATCGCCGTCGGCGCGGCGACGTCCGGCGCGGGCGCCGACTTTCCGGCGTTTTTGTCGACCACCGCGCTGGTGCTCGCGGCGATGATGTTGATCTTCGGCGGACGGTTGATCCGCAACGATCTCCGTCACGACATGTTGAATCTGCCGCTGCTCAAATCGTTGCCGATCGCGCCTGGTGACATCGTGCTCGCCGAAGTTGCGTCGGCCGCGCTGCCGATGTCGGCGGTGCAAATGGTGCTGATCCTGATCGCCTACGCCGCGATGCTTGCGTCAGCGGTGCAACCATTCTCCCCCAGCATTCATGTCGCGCTGTTGTGCGTCGCACCGTTCGCGGTGATCGCGCTCAATCTCGCGCTGCTCACCATTCAGAATGCGACAGCGGTGCTCTTTCCGGCATGGATCAGACTCGGCCCTGCCGTGAACACCGGCGTCGAAGCACTTGGGCAGAACGTACTCGCGACGCTGGCCAATCTGATTTCACTTGGGGTCGCGCTGGTGGTTCCGCTGTTGATCAGCTGGGGCACGGTCGTGTGGATGCATCAGCAGCGGCCGGTCGCGATTGCGCTCGTCATCGTGCTGTCGGCGGTGGTGTTGGTCGCCGAGACGTATGGTGCGATGCGATTGCTCGGGACGGCGTTGGCGAGAGCGGAGCCGGCGCAGAGCGGGTGACTGTCATCCCGAGCGTAGCGAGGGATCTCTTCCGGCTGGATGCCCCCGATGCGTGCACGCGAATGAGATCCCTCGTCGCTGCGCTCCTCGGGATGACAGCCTAACGACTCGCCGCCATCACGATCGTCAGCGCTCTCGCCACGCCCAGGGTGCCGTGCAAGTTGTCGTACCACTCCGAGTGGGTGTGCGCATCGCCGCCGCGGCCGCCGGCGCCAATTGCGATCGCGGGAATCCCCTGGCTGATCGGCACGTTCGCATCCGTCGACGCCAGGGCGAGCTCCGGCTCGCGACCCACGAGGCGCGTCGCCTCGATCGCCGATTGCACGAGATCGTGCTCGGCGGCAGTTTCACCGCAGGGACGCGCGCCGATCAACTCGACTGCAACGCGCAGTGGCCGCGTGCCGAGCGCGCGCTTGGCGTTCTCGTCTTCCATCGCGGCCTGTGCGATGCGCCGAATCGCGCGCTCGATCTCGTCGAGTTGCGCGCCGGACGTCGAACGCAGATCGATCTCGAGCCACGCCGAGTCGGGAATCGAATTCACCGACAACCCGCCGCCGATTCGTCCAACGGACAACGTCGTGCGCGGATTGGTCGACAACGGAAGCGACGCCAGTCGCGCGGCGGCGGCCGCCGCCGCGTGCACCGCGTTCGGCGAACCGAACGCCGCCCAGGAATGTCCGCCGGGTCCGGCGTACGCCACGCGAAAGCGCCGGGAGCCGAGCGCGCGATGGATGATGCGTTCATCGCCGGCGCCATCGAGTGCGACCATCGCGTGCGCGTCGCGGCCGCGATCCGCGAAATAGTGCTTGGCGCCTCGCAGATCGCCGATGCCTTCTTCGCCGGTCGTTGCGACGAACTCGATCGGACGGCGCGGCTTGATTCGCGCGCCATCGATCTCGCCCGCGAGTGCGAGCATGACCGCGAGGCCGCGGCCGTTGTCATTGATGCCGGGGCCGACGAGACGTTCGCCGTCGCGCCGGACGGATAAATCGGTGCCGCGTGGGAACACGGTATCGAGATGCGCGCAAATCGCGACCGGCGCGAGATCACGTTCTCCCGCACGCTGGCCGATGACGTTGCCGGCCTCATCGGTGTGAATGTCCGCGAGACCGCAGTCGCGATAGCGCCGCGCGACCCATGCGGCGCGCTCTGACTCCTCGCCAGTCGGTGCGCCGATCTGCGCGATGGTGATCTGCGAGCGAATGATCGCGTCGTCGTGTGCGGCGAGTCGCGCACGCGCCGCCGCCAGCGCACGATGTACATGTGTCGTGGCGGTCGAAGCCGTGTCCGGAGACCGCCCGGGCGCGCGCGCTGTCATGTCTATCAATAGCCACTGATTCACGAGTTACCGCAAGTGGTAGATTCGGTGGGACATGAGCCAGCCCTCGCAAGACACGACCAGCCCTCCCCAGTCGCGCAAACTCGGCCGGAACGTATACGCGCTGGCCGCCGTGAGTTTCTTCACGGACGTTTCCAGCGAAATGATCTACCCGTTGCTGCCGGTGTTTCTCACGACCGTGCTCGGCGCGAGCGCCGGATTCATCGGCGCGATCGAGGGCGCGGCGGAGTCGGTCGCGGCGCTGCTCAAGCTCGCGAGCGGCTGGTGGTCGGACCGCATTCAGAAGCGGAAGATCTTCGTCGTCGTCGGCTACACGCTCGCGTCGGTCGTGCGGCCGCTCGTGGCGATCGCCCAGTCGGCGACACAAGTGCTGTTGATCCGCGTCAGCGATCGCGTCGGCAAAGGACTGCGCAACTCACCGCGCGATGCCTTGATCGCCGACTCGATTCATCCCTCGATGCGCGGCCGGGCGTTCGGCGTGCGAAGCGCGGCCGACAACGCGGGTGCGCTGCTCGGACCGTTGATCGCCTTCGTCCTGCTTCGTTCGTTCGGCCTGACGCTGCGCGCGGTGTTCTGGTTGTCGGCCATCCCGGGCGCGATCGCGGTTCTCGTTGCGATGATCGGGGTGCGCGAGGTCGCGCGGCGCGAGGCGTCGTCGAGCAAGAAAGCGGAGCTTCGCACCGGCATGGGCGCGCGGTTCTGGGTCTTCCTCGCGATCATCTTCGTCTTCACGCTGGGCAACTCGACCGACGCGTTTCTTTTGCTTCGCGCGAAGGACCTTGGCGTTCCGGTCGCGCTCGCGCCGATTCTCTGGGCGCTGCTCAACGGCGTCAAGAGCATCTCGAACGTTCCCGGTGGTTCGCTCTCCGATCGCATCGGGCGCCGGCCGACGTTGATCGCGGGCTGGCTCGTCTACGCGCTCGTCTACTTTCTATTTGCGCGCGCGACGCATGCATGGGAAGCGTGGGCGCTGTTCGCGGCCTACGGGATTTTCTTCGGGCTCACGGAAGGGACGGAGCTCGCGCTCGTTGCCGACGTCGTTCCGGCCGATCGACGCGGCGCGGCCTACGGCTGGTACTACCTCGCGATTGGGATTGGGGCGCTGCCGGCATCGCTCATGTTCGGCGCGGTGTGGGATCGCTTCGGATCCGGCGCCGCCTTCGTGATGGGCGCGTCGCTGTCGCTCGTCGCGGCCCTGGCGCTGCTCGCGGCCGGTCGCGGACGCCACGCGTGAATGTTGTCACCCCGAGCGAAGGTGTTGTCATCCCGAGCGAAGGTGTTGTCACCCTGAGCGAAGGTGTTGTCACCCCGCGCGAAGGTGTTGTCATCCCTGAGCGAAGGTGTTGTCATCCCGAGCGAAGCGAGGGATCTCTTTTCCCGATAGAGAGGCCTCTGTCGGGACGAGAGATCCCTCGTCGTTTCACTCCTCGGGATGACGAGCGTCGTTTCACTCCTCGGGATGACGAGCGTCGTTTCACCCCTCGCGATGACGAGCTTCGATTTCTAACAGCAGCGGTTGCCGGGACGACTATACCGGTCCATCAATCGCTGCTGCATGAATTCGTCGCGAGGCATCGGCTTCTCATCCGGATGATGCGTGCGTACGTGCGCCACGTACCGATCGTAGTCCGGCACGCCAATCACGCGCCGCACGACACACGCCGCCTGTTCCAGGCGAGCGTGTGTGGCTCGAAGCAGCTCGCGCGTGCTCATGCCGCGGTCCCCTCAATCGCCCGCGACCATCGCGGCCGCTTCGAACGGAACCTCGGACGATACCATTGCCTTCCGTCCGGCGACACACGCATACCACTCGCGAATGCTGTCGGCGAGAATCACGACGACGGCGAGCATGAAGAAGGCGGCGACCGCCGCGTCGAGATAGTCGTTGAACACGACGCGGCGCGCATCGCTCACCGTTTTGATCGCGGCCGGCAGCAAGCCCGAGGCGATCTGGCCTTCGACGACGTGGGCATGCGAGAGGAAGCCGAGGCGCGGATCGGGCGAGAACAGCTTCTCCCATCCGGCCGCCATGTTCACGATCGTCAGCCATATCAGCGGCAGGATCGTGACGAACGCATAGCGCGGCTTGCCCATCTTGATGATGACGGTGGTGCCGACACACAGCGCGACCGCCGCCAACAGTTGATTAGAGATTCCAAATAGCGGCCACAACGAGTTGATGCCGCCGAGTGGATCGACGACGCCCTGATACAGGAAGTATCCCCACATGGCGACGATCAACCCGCTCGACATCACGACGGCGGGATACCACGACACGCGGCCAAACGGTTCCCAGACGTGCTTGCCCAGGTCCTGCAGCATGAACCGGCCGACGCGCGTGCCGGCGTCGAGTGTCGTCAGAATGAAGAGCGCCTCGAACATGATCGCGAAGTGATACCAGATCGCGAGCGCCGCTGAACTGCTGAACGCGCTCGCGAACAACTGCGCCATTCCCACCGCCAGACTCGGCGCCCCGCCCGTGCGCGAGAGCAGCGTCTTCTCACCGACCTGCGCGGCGAGCGATTGCATCTCCGCGGGATTCAGCGTGAACCCCCAGTGCCGGACGGCCTCGGCGGCCGAGGCAGCCGTCGTGCCGATCGCGCTGGCCGGAGCGTTGATCGCGAAGTAGACGCCCGGTGTGAGCGCGCAGGCGGCGATGAGTGCCATCACCGCGACGAAGGACTCCATGATCATGCTGCCGTAGCCGATCATGCGCGCGTCCGCCTCGTTCTCGAGCATCTTCGGCGTCGTGCCGGATGAGACGAGCGCGTGGAAGCCGGAGATCGCTCCGCACGCAATAGTGATGAACGCGAAGGGGAATACTTTCCCGGCGAACACCGGCCCCGTGCCGTCGGTGAACTGCGTCAGCGCGGGCATATGAAGCGGCGGCAGCGCGATGAGAATCCCGGCGGCGAGCGCCAGCACGACGCCGAGCTTCACGAACGCGGAGAGATAGTCGCGCGGCGCGAGCAGCAGCCACACCGGCATGACCGACGCCGCGAAGCTGTAGGCCATGATGACGAATGCGAGCGCGGTACCGCTCAACGCGAACGTCGACGCGAGTCCCGGCTGATCCGCGACCCAGCGTCCAGCGAACAGCGCGGCGATGATCAGCACGATGCCGATCGCGCTCGCCTCGAGCACGCGCGCGGGGCGAATCCAGCGCATGTATGCGCCCATGAACATCGCGATCGGAATCGTGAGCCCGATCGTCACGAGACCCCACGGACTCGACTTGAGCGCGTTGACCACGACGAGCGCCAGGACGGCGAGCAGCACGATCATGATGCCGAGCACGGCGACGAGTGCCGTAAATCCGGCGACGGGACCGATCTCCTCGCGCGCCATCTGGCCGAGCGATTTGCCGTTGCGCCGCACGGATGCGCAGAGAATCACGAAGTCCTGTACCGCGCCGCCGAGGGCAACGCCGACGACGATCCAGATCACACCGGGGAGATAACCGAACTGCGCGGCGAGCGTCGGTCCGACGAGCGGACCGGGACCAGCGATCGCGGCGAAGTGATGGCCGAACAGCACCCAGCGATTCGTCGGCACGAAGTCGCGGCCGTCGTTGAGCCGAGTCGCGGGCGTGGTTCGCTTGGGGTCCAGGGCGAACACTTTCGCCGCGATGAATTTGCTATAGAACCGGTATGCCACCGCGTAGGTGCAGACGGCGGCGGTGAGCAACCAGGCGGCGTTGATCGTCTCGCCGCGCGACGTCGCGATGCGCGCGAACGCGGCGGCGCCGAGCAGCGCGAGCAGCACGAAGATTCCAGCGCGGAACACCTTCGACATGGGTAGTGCGCTCCGTTGTTGAGGCGGGTGGGGAGAAAGTGCAGTGTGGAGCGCGAGGGCGAAAGGGCCGCGCCTAAGGCGCGCCGCCCTATTATTTTCCTCCGATGCCGCGCCTCGCGACGATCGTCGTTCTGTCCGTCTTCGCCGCCGCCTGCCAGGGCGGGGGCGGGCCCGGCGCCACAGGTGGCCCGCAACCGGCCGAGCATTCGCTGGCGGGCATTGCCGCGCAGCACGTGGCGGTGCTTCCCGCGTACACCGTGCGACTCATGCCGGACTGGAACATGTCCATCCCGCGGCCGCCGGAGCTCCTGATGCAGCTCGACGCGGACATTCTCGCGGCCATGGACGAGCGCGGCCTGCGCAAAGCATGGGTCTTTCCGGCGCAGCTCGAGCGGAGCTACGAGCACAACACGACCTACGCCACCGACCCGCACGCGTTTGCCGAAGAGCCTCTGCGCTCACCCGGGCTTGCCGTCGACATGCGGCTCCCGGAACCGCTCGCGTCGCAGGTGCGCACGCTCGTCGCGTTCGAGCAGGATGTTCGCCTCGTGCTGGCGCCGGTCGAGCTTCGCCTCGAGAAAGCGGGGAACGGCGGACGCGGCGTCCTGCGCCTGGTGCTCATCGACGCGCGCCTGTCGAACGTGCGCTGGTATGGCGACGTGGTGAGCGATACGGTCTCAACGTTTGGACCCGCCGTCACCGCGAGCATCGCGGCGCGCCTCGCCGGCGTCGTCGCTCCTCAATAAAACCAGAAATGCGAAATTCCGAGCGAAGGTGCGACGCGCCGCAGCGAGGAACACTCTCATAACAATGGCAACTCAAGTCACTCTGATTCCCGGCGACGGTATCGGTCCGTCGATCAGCAACGCCACCGTGCGGATTCTCGACGCGGCCGGCGCCGACATCGAGTGGGACACACAGGTCGCGGGCATGGCCGGCGTCGCGCGCTACGGCGACCCGATTCCCGACGCGACCCTCGATTCGATCAAGCGGACGAAGCTCGCGCTCAAGGGACCGCTCGAGACACCGGTGGGCGAAGGCTACCGCTCGATCAACGTGGCGCTGCGGAAGACGTTCGATCTCTATGCCAACGTGCGGCCTGCCTACAGCATCATCCCCGGCGGGCGATACACCGATCTCGATCTCGTGATGATTCGCGAGAACACCGAAGGCTTGTACGTCGGCGTGGAGCACTACATCCGCGTCGGAGACGACCCGCGCGCGGCGGCGGAGTCCATCGCGATCATCACGCGGCAGGGATCCGAGCGGATCGTGCGCTACGCGTTCGAGTACGCGGTGAAACACCATCGCAAAAAAGTGACGCTCGTCCACAAGGCGAACATTCTCAAATACTCACAGGGCCTGTTCCTGGACACGGGCCGCATGGTCGCGCGCGATTATCAGGGCACGATCGAGTTCGAGGAGCGCATCGTCGACGCGATGTCGATGAACCTCGTGCTGCATCCGGAGCGCTTCGACGTCATCGTCACGACGAATCTGTTCGGCGACATCCTGTCGGATCAGATCTCGGGGCTCGTCGGCGGACTCGGCCTGGCGCCGGGCGCGAACATCGGCGCGAACGGCGCGATCTTCGAGGCCGTCCACGGCACGGCACCGGACATCGCGGGGAAAGGCATTGCCAACCCGGGCGCCGTCATTCTTGCCGCGTGCATGATGCTCGACCACATCGGCCAGTCGGAGCGCGCGAAGCGCATTCGCACCGCGCTCGAGACGACCATCCGCGACGGCAAGACGGTGACGCGGGATCTCGGCGGCACGGCGTCGACCGACGAATTCACGAACGCGATCGTCGCCAAGCTGTGAACGCGCCGAGACCGTGACGCAGACGACGCTGTTTCACTGCTCCGATCTGCACTTCGGCCACCCCGCGGTGCCCGAGCAGTACGAGGCGATCGAAGCGCTGATCCAGACGCGACACTACGACGTCGTGGCCATCTCGGGCGACGTGTCGCAGCGCGCGCGCGCGGGCGAGTTCCAACGCGCGCGCGAGTTCATCCGGCAGGCGGACAAGGTCAGCCACACGATCATCGTCCCCGGCAATCATGACGTGGCGTGGTGGTACGCCCCGCTGGGCTTCGGCGATGCGGACAAGATGTACGCCAAATATCGCGCGTACATCAGCAAGGATCTTGAGCCGGTGCTGCGCGTCGCGGGCGCGACCTTCGTCGGCTTGAATACCTCGCAGGGCGTAATTCGCCAGACGCTGACGTGGAACGTGCGCGACATCTCCATCATCGGGCATCTGACGCGCGCCCAGATCGAGCGGGCCCGGGCGGAGTTCGAGCATTCGCGGACGGGTGACGCGCGGATCATCGTCATGCACCACAATCCGGTGAAAGGCGAGCTTTCCCAGCGCCACGGATTAAAGAATACTCAACGCACGCTGGGCGCGTTCGCCGAAATGGGTGTTGACCTGGTGCTCTGCGGGCACGATCATCAGGAGGCGGTACACTACATCGAGCACACGCGGCGCGGCACGATCATCTCCACCTCGGGAACGATCAGCAATCGGTCGCGGGGTGGACGCCCGGGATCGGTGAACAGCATTCGCATCACCGAGACGGACATCGAGGTGTCGACGCTGGTGTGGTCGGACGAGGCGCGTGACTTCGTGGCGGGTCCAACGAAATGTTTCGCTCGCTGAAGGGACTGCAGGTTCCGAAAGGTCTCAAGGGCGCGGCCGCTTGGTTCGGGCGCGGCCGCGTGCCGTCGCCGCAGCTCTCGCTCGAGCTCGAGCCGCCGCCACC belongs to Gemmatimonadaceae bacterium and includes:
- a CDS encoding cupin domain-containing protein; the encoded protein is MSGRQPIKHVPKPWGHETIWAHTDAYVGKVLHIKAGEALSVQYHNVKDETVFLMSGQLIYRVWENNQPVDVQLKLGEAFRITPGTVHQMEAITDCDILEVSTPHLDDVVRLEDRYGREGTNAP
- a CDS encoding sugar phosphate nucleotidyltransferase, coding for MKVIIPLAGKGTRLRPHTHITPKPMLKIAGKPVIDYVMEDLERLGTVEQVIYITGHLKEKVEDYARKTYPFPSVFIEQKVQDGTAGAVGLAREHIDQPVFIIFVDTIFDADLSVVKTTDADGIIWVKEVEDYQRFGVVVTDQAGNMTKIVEKPSTPISKRANIGLYYIKNWKLLLEGIDWTLEQPKNKGEYYLTDAFQYMIDHGAKIRVIDVQGWYDAGEQGTLLQTNRIILEKGRARKPASVPAGVTILDPVYIEDGVTLASSTIGPNVSIATGTTVEGSTLRDTVIGAGTKISNAALSGSMIGDAAVVAGVRGQVNVADHSVVRHEG
- a CDS encoding ABC transporter ATP-binding protein yields the protein MITVQSLTKLYGDFTAVRSLSFEVAAGEVLGLVGANGAGKTTTLRCLAGIIQPTAGSITIDGHDMRSDAIGAKRALAFIPDEPHLFEYLSVEEHLRFIARLYGVSDVDARMPGLLQELELAEKRRSLPGELSRGMRQKLAIACGLLHDPSALILDEPLTGLDPGGMRRMRETIQTRASNGAAVILSSHLLNLVEELCDRLLVVRRGECVAFGSIDEIIAAHPHLAGKSLEDVFLALTSDQAAPGAPAAP
- a CDS encoding putative ABC exporter domain-containing protein; its protein translation is MNAFLYLTWTSARNRIWFQLRRVRSPRYAAALIVGAIYIWSFLLRPTPRGPGSSIFLGQATEMLVTLLAVITLMGTWVFGSDTTALAFTQAELSLLFPGPLSRRQLIGYKLYRAQIAVLFNAVIWVFVLRRGGTALPSPLRAIGIWALFSTLNLHRLGAAILRSSWREHGGAAMRRTRWSVLVFIAIGASIAGGVFMHRAELFAAPSIGVFFDALGRTLATPPAIIGLYPFHLVVAPTFAHTLAEWSREIPLALLVLAAHAWWVLRTDAAFEDAAIEASAERAKRLDAMRARRSVAAVGAPRPATSSLRLAEHGHPAIAIIWKNTLCLRRTAQLRLFIGPLVMAIAVGAATSGAGADFPAFLSTTALVLAAMMLIFGGRLIRNDLRHDMLNLPLLKSLPIAPGDIVLAEVASAALPMSAVQMVLILIAYAAMLASAVQPFSPSIHVALLCVAPFAVIALNLALLTIQNATAVLFPAWIRLGPAVNTGVEALGQNVLATLANLISLGVALVVPLLISWGTVVWMHQQRPVAIALVIVLSAVVLVAETYGAMRLLGTALARAEPAQSG
- a CDS encoding M20/M25/M40 family metallo-hydrolase, producing the protein MTARAPGRSPDTASTATTHVHRALAAARARLAAHDDAIIRSQITIAQIGAPTGEESERAAWVARRYRDCGLADIHTDEAGNVIGQRAGERDLAPVAICAHLDTVFPRGTDLSVRRDGERLVGPGINDNGRGLAVMLALAGEIDGARIKPRRPIEFVATTGEEGIGDLRGAKHYFADRGRDAHAMVALDGAGDERIIHRALGSRRFRVAYAGPGGHSWAAFGSPNAVHAAAAAAARLASLPLSTNPRTTLSVGRIGGGLSVNSIPDSAWLEIDLRSTSGAQLDEIERAIRRIAQAAMEDENAKRALGTRPLRVAVELIGARPCGETAAEHDLVQSAIEATRLVGREPELALASTDANVPISQGIPAIAIGAGGRGGDAHTHSEWYDNLHGTLGVARALTIVMAASR
- a CDS encoding MFS transporter; translation: MSQPSQDTTSPPQSRKLGRNVYALAAVSFFTDVSSEMIYPLLPVFLTTVLGASAGFIGAIEGAAESVAALLKLASGWWSDRIQKRKIFVVVGYTLASVVRPLVAIAQSATQVLLIRVSDRVGKGLRNSPRDALIADSIHPSMRGRAFGVRSAADNAGALLGPLIAFVLLRSFGLTLRAVFWLSAIPGAIAVLVAMIGVREVARREASSSKKAELRTGMGARFWVFLAIIFVFTLGNSTDAFLLLRAKDLGVPVALAPILWALLNGVKSISNVPGGSLSDRIGRRPTLIAGWLVYALVYFLFARATHAWEAWALFAAYGIFFGLTEGTELALVADVVPADRRGAAYGWYYLAIGIGALPASLMFGAVWDRFGSGAAFVMGASLSLVAALALLAAGRGRHA
- a CDS encoding YbdD/YjiX family protein yields the protein MSTRELLRATHARLEQAACVVRRVIGVPDYDRYVAHVRTHHPDEKPMPRDEFMQQRLMDRYSRPGNRCC
- a CDS encoding carbon starvation CstA family protein; protein product: MSKVFRAGIFVLLALLGAAAFARIATSRGETINAAWLLTAAVCTYAVAYRFYSKFIAAKVFALDPKRTTPATRLNDGRDFVPTNRWVLFGHHFAAIAGPGPLVGPTLAAQFGYLPGVIWIVVGVALGGAVQDFVILCASVRRNGKSLGQMAREEIGPVAGFTALVAVLGIMIVLLAVLALVVVNALKSSPWGLVTIGLTIPIAMFMGAYMRWIRPARVLEASAIGIVLIIAALFAGRWVADQPGLASTFALSGTALAFVIMAYSFAASVMPVWLLLAPRDYLSAFVKLGVVLALAAGILIALPPLHMPALTQFTDGTGPVFAGKVFPFAFITIACGAISGFHALVSSGTTPKMLENEADARMIGYGSMIMESFVAVMALIAACALTPGVYFAINAPASAIGTTAASAAEAVRHWGFTLNPAEMQSLAAQVGEKTLLSRTGGAPSLAVGMAQLFASAFSSSAALAIWYHFAIMFEALFILTTLDAGTRVGRFMLQDLGKHVWEPFGRVSWYPAVVMSSGLIVAMWGYFLYQGVVDPLGGINSLWPLFGISNQLLAAVALCVGTTVIIKMGKPRYAFVTILPLIWLTIVNMAAGWEKLFSPDPRLGFLSHAHVVEGQIASGLLPAAIKTVSDARRVVFNDYLDAAVAAFFMLAVVVILADSIREWYACVAGRKAMVSSEVPFEAAAMVAGD